From a single Pongo pygmaeus isolate AG05252 chromosome 12, NHGRI_mPonPyg2-v2.0_pri, whole genome shotgun sequence genomic region:
- the PROKR1 gene encoding prokineticin receptor 1 gives METTMGFMDDNATNTSTSFLSALNSHGAHAASFPFNFSYGDYDMPLDEDEDVTNSQTFFAAKIVIGMALVGIMLVCGIGNFIFIAALVRYKKLRNLTNLLIANLAISDFLVAIVCCPFEMDYYVVRQLSWEHGHVLCTSVNYLRTVSLYVSTNALLAIAIDRYLAIVHPLRPRMKCQTATGLIALVWTVSILIAIPSAYFTTETVLVIVKSQEKIFCGQIWPVDQQLYYKSYFLFIFGIEFVGPVVTMTLCYARISRELWFKAVPGFQTEQIRKRLRCRRKTVLVLMCILTAYVLCWAPFYGFTIVRDFFPTVFVKEKHYLTAFYIVECIAMSNSMINTLCFVTVKNNTVKYFKKIMLLHWKASYNGAKSSADLDFKTIGMPATEEVDCIRLK, from the exons ATGGAGACCACCATGGGGTTCATGGATGACAATGCCACCAACACCTCCACCAGCTTCCTTTCTGCGCTCAACTCTCATGGAGCCCATGCCGCTTCCTTCCCATTCAACTTCAGCTACGGCGACTATGATATGCCTTTGGATGAAGATGAGGATGTGACCAATTCCCAGACTTTCTTTGCTGCCAAGATTGTCATTGGGATGGCCCTGGTGGGCATCATGCTGGTCTGTGGCATTGGCAACTTCATCTTTATCGCTGCCCTGGTCCGCTACAAGAAACTGCGCAACCTCACCAACCTGCTCATCGCCAACCTGGCCATCTCTGACTTCCTGGTGGCCATTGTCTGCTGCCCCTTTGAGATGGACTACTATGTGGTGCGCCAGCTCTCCTGGGAGCACGGCCACGTCCTGTGCACCTCTGTCAACTACCTGCGCACTGTCTCTCTCTATGTCTCCACCAATGCCCTGCTGGCCATCGCCATTGACAG GTATCTGGCTATTGTCCACCCGCTGAGACCACGGATGAAGTGCCAAACAGCCACTGGCCTGATTGCCTTGGTGTGGACGGTGTCCATCCTGATCGCCATCCCTTCCGCCTACTTCACCACCGAGACGGTCCTCGTCATTGTCAAGAGCCAGGAAAAGATCTTCTGCGGCCAGATCTGGCCTGTGGACCAGCAGCTCTACTACAAGTCCTACTTCCTCTTTATCTTTGGCATCGAATTCGTGGGCCCCGTGGTCACCATGACCCTGTGCTATGCCAGGATCTCCCGGGAGCTCTGGTTCAAGGCCGTCCCTGGATTCCAGACCGAGCAGATCCGCAAGAGGCTGCGCTGCCGCAGGAAGACGGTCCTGGTGCTCATGTGCATCCTCACCGCCTACGTGCTGTGCTGGGCGCCCTTCTACGGCTTCACCATCGTGCGCGACTTCTTCCCCACCGTGTTCGTGAAGGAGAAGCACTACCTCACTGCCTTCTACATCGTCGAGTGCATCGCCATGAGCAACAGCATGATCAACACTCTGTGCTTCGTGACCGTCAAGAACAACACCGTCAAGTACTTCAAAAAGATCATGTTGCTCCACTGGAAGGCTTCTTACAATGGCGCTAAGTCCAGTGCAGACCTGGACTTCAAGACGATCGGGATGCCTGCCACCGAAGAGGTGGACTGCATCAGACTAAAATAA